The Halalkalicoccus subterraneus genome has a window encoding:
- a CDS encoding HalOD1 output domain-containing protein, with translation MSKDDSISRTGSTEHETHHPPAADTSPVVSVTAAIAAARDEAPMDLVPPLESVVDTDELRAHVEDAADDERLSFRYKDCSVEIYGSGRIVVETDRPRLPKRDVPDRIRRLVEERYVPGTGAEQTERRRAIRAAYCFLRNQGSARRSDFIREVYPCYPGGYSIPDGGWWETIVKPGLSACPDIAKGNAMWYYVGD, from the coding sequence ACACCACCCGCCCGCGGCCGACACGTCGCCCGTCGTGTCGGTCACGGCGGCGATCGCCGCCGCGCGGGACGAGGCCCCGATGGACCTCGTCCCGCCACTCGAATCGGTCGTCGACACGGACGAACTCCGCGCCCACGTCGAGGACGCGGCCGACGACGAACGGCTCTCGTTTCGGTACAAGGACTGTTCGGTCGAGATCTACGGCAGCGGCCGGATCGTCGTCGAAACCGACCGGCCACGCCTCCCGAAACGCGACGTCCCCGACCGGATCCGACGGCTCGTCGAGGAGCGGTACGTCCCCGGAACCGGGGCCGAACAGACCGAACGCAGGCGGGCGATCCGGGCGGCGTACTGCTTCCTCCGCAACCAGGGCAGTGCCCGGCGGAGCGACTTCATCCGCGAGGTCTATCCCTGCTATCCGGGCGGGTACTCGATCCCCGACGGCGGGTGGTGGGAGACGATCGTCAAACCCGGTCTGAGCGCCTGTCCCGACATCGCGAAGGGCAACGCGATGTGGTACTACGTCGGTGACTGA